In Rhodamnia argentea isolate NSW1041297 chromosome 11, ASM2092103v1, whole genome shotgun sequence, one genomic interval encodes:
- the LOC115742150 gene encoding cytochrome P450 81E8-like: MADATLYVAIVSLLFVIILHSFLRRKPKNLPPGPPSLPVIGHLHLLKFPLHRTLYNLSNGYGPIMSLRFGVRRVMVVSSLPLAEECFTKNDVVLANRPRLFIAKHLAYNYSTLIALPYGAEWRNIRRIATIEVLSTHRLNILSRIRRDEAERLMLRLARNGFGDFHRVELKTLFTELTFNVIMRMISGKRYYGEGVSVDEAEAREFREIIKQIVANGGTSYGSDFLPILNWIDHKGFKKMIAELGKRANAFIQGLVDEHKRRKGDPEFADSMISHLLHLQESQPENYPDLMIKALVIVMLVAGTDTSSLTLEWAMANLLNNPDKLEKAQAEIDSVVGHDRQMEESDVSKLSYLQCIIFETLRLSTTVPLLLPHESSADCTLGDYLVPRGTIVLVNAWAIHRDPELWEDPRTFKPERFEGGNGEKHQKLVLPFGLGRRACPGAPLAQRVMGLTLGLLLQCFDWKRVSEGEIDMTEGKGVTMPKVVPLELMCKVRPPMEKLVPKD, from the exons atggCGGACGCCACTCTCTATGTGGCCATCGTCTCTTTGCTCTTTGTAATTATTCTCCACTCCTTCCTAAGAAGAAAACCCAAGAACCTCCCACCAGGCCCTCCTTCTCTCCCCGTCATCGGCCACCTCCATCTCTTGAAATTCCCCTTACACAGGACCCTCTACAACCTCTCCAACGGGTATGGCCCGATCATGTCCCTCCGGTTCGGGGTCCGCCGCGTCATGGTCGTTTCGTCGCTGCCGCTGGCCGAGGAGTGCTTCACGAAGAACGACGTGGTGCTCGCCAACCGCCCCAGGCTGTTCATCGCCAAGCACCTCGCCTACAACTACAGCACGCTCATCGCCTTGCCCTATGGGGCCGAATGGCGCAACATCCGAAGGATTGCCACCATCGAAGTCCTCTCCACGCATCGCCTCAACATCCTCTCGCGCATCCGGAGGGATGAGGCTGAACGGCTGATGCTCCGGCTGGCGAggaatgggttcggggacttccACCGGGTCGAGCTGAAGACCCTCTTCACGGAACTGACTTTCAACGTCATCATGAGGATGATCTCGGGAAAGCGGTACTATGGGGAAGGCGTAAGCGTGGACGAGGCCGAGGCGAGGGAGTTCAGGGAGATAATCAAGCAGATTGTTGCAAATGGCGGCACGAGTTATGGGAGCGATTTCTTGCCCATATTGAATTGGATCGATCACAAGGGGTTCAAGAAGATGATAGCGGAACTCGGGAAGAGGGCCAATGCATTCATTCAGGGTTTAGTTGACGAGCACAAGAGAAGGAAGGGCGATCCGGAGTTCGCGGACAGTATGATTAGTCATCTGTTGCATTTGCAAGAGTCTCAGCCGGAGAACTACCCGGACTTGATGATAAAAGCGCTCGTCATT GTTATGCTAGTGGCAGGAACAGACACGTCATCTCTTACGTTAGAATGGGCCATGGCCAATTTACTGAACAACCCAGACAAGTTGGAGAAAGCCcaggccgagatcgattccgtTGTCGGCCACGATCGTCAGATGGAGGAATCCGATGTTTCAAAGCTATCTTACCTTCAATGCATCATCTTCGAGACCTTACGCCTAAGCACAACGGTCCCACTTCTCCTCCCGCACGAGTCATCAGCTGATTGCACCCTAGGAGACTACCTCGTGCCACGTGGCACTATAGTGTTGGTGAATGCGTGGGCCATTCACAGAGATCCCGAGCTATGGGAGGACCCCAGGACCTTCAAGCCGGAGCGATTTGAGGGTGGAAATGGCGAAAAGCACCAGAAGCTAGTTTTGCCATTCGGGCTGGGACGAAGAGCATGCCCCGGCGCACCCCTAGCTCAGCGGGTTATGGGGTTAACGTTGGGCTTGCTGCTTCAGTGCTTTGATTGGAAAAGAGTGAGTGAAGGGGAGATTGACATGACCGAAGGCAAAGGAGTCACGATGCCAAAAGTAGTGCCACTGGAATTGATGTGCAAAGTACGCCCTCCCATGGAGAAACTCGTCCCTAAAGATTAA
- the LOC115742166 gene encoding uncharacterized protein LOC115742166 isoform X2, which produces MVGQRMMVTKPSRSDEVPDEEEQLKIANQVRAQFDSLAPRRPLKPNRSEPDRSSSSPVDSSGSFEHAIPELDKLRSLQSQSPQGLFAAGSGSTDVQGEFVETQYYKELESVDKQHHATGSGFISAIGEGRHNGSGYDVRYERDGFKSGPDGKPAVRSNPATNDWVPSDASRQDYVSTKPNRSESS; this is translated from the exons ATGGTGGGTCAGCGGATGATGGTGACGAAGCCGAGCCGCAGCGACGAGGTGCCGGACGAGGAGGAGCAGCTGAAGATCGCCAATCAGGTCCGAGCCCAGTTCGATTCCCTGGCCCCGAGGCGCCCTCTCAAGCCCAACCGCAGCGAACCGGACCGGTCATCATCATCCCCCGTCGACTCCTCCGGCAGCTTCGAGCACGCCATTCCCGAGCTCGACAAGCTCAGGTCTCTCCAGTCCCAGTCCCCACAG GGCCTGTTCGCTGCGGGATCGGGTTCGACGGACGTGCAGGGCGAGTTCGTGGAGACCCAGTATTACAAAGAGCTGGAATCGGTCGACAAACAGCATCACGCG ACGGGAAGCGGGTTCATAAGCGCGATCGGAGAAGGCCGCCACAACGGCAGCGGGTACGACGTTCGGTACGAAAGAGACGGTTTCAAGAGCGGCCCGGATGGCAAGCCGGCCGTTCGAAGCAATCCGGCGACGAACGATTGGGTCCCGAGCGATGCGTCTCGTCAG GACTATGTTTCGACGAAGCCCAACAGGAGCGAGAGTTCTTAG
- the LOC115742166 gene encoding uncharacterized protein LOC115742166 isoform X1: MVGQRMMVTKPSRSDEVPDEEEQLKIANQVRAQFDSLAPRRPLKPNRSEPDRSSSSPVDSSGSFEHAIPELDKLRSLQSQSPQIYYQGLFAAGSGSTDVQGEFVETQYYKELESVDKQHHATGSGFISAIGEGRHNGSGYDVRYERDGFKSGPDGKPAVRSNPATNDWVPSDASRQDYVSTKPNRSESS; encoded by the exons ATGGTGGGTCAGCGGATGATGGTGACGAAGCCGAGCCGCAGCGACGAGGTGCCGGACGAGGAGGAGCAGCTGAAGATCGCCAATCAGGTCCGAGCCCAGTTCGATTCCCTGGCCCCGAGGCGCCCTCTCAAGCCCAACCGCAGCGAACCGGACCGGTCATCATCATCCCCCGTCGACTCCTCCGGCAGCTTCGAGCACGCCATTCCCGAGCTCGACAAGCTCAGGTCTCTCCAGTCCCAGTCCCCACAG ATATATTATCAGGGCCTGTTCGCTGCGGGATCGGGTTCGACGGACGTGCAGGGCGAGTTCGTGGAGACCCAGTATTACAAAGAGCTGGAATCGGTCGACAAACAGCATCACGCG ACGGGAAGCGGGTTCATAAGCGCGATCGGAGAAGGCCGCCACAACGGCAGCGGGTACGACGTTCGGTACGAAAGAGACGGTTTCAAGAGCGGCCCGGATGGCAAGCCGGCCGTTCGAAGCAATCCGGCGACGAACGATTGGGTCCCGAGCGATGCGTCTCGTCAG GACTATGTTTCGACGAAGCCCAACAGGAGCGAGAGTTCTTAG
- the LOC115742166 gene encoding uncharacterized protein LOC115742166 isoform X3, with the protein MVGQRMMVTKPSRSDEVPDEEEQLKIANQVRAQFDSLAPRRPLKPNRSEPDRSSSSPVDSSGSFEHAIPELDKLRSLQSQSPQIYYQGLFAAGSGSTDVQGEFVETQYYKELESVDKQHHATGSGFISAIGEGRHNGSGYDVRYERDGFKSGPDGKPAVRSNPATNDWVPSDASRQ; encoded by the exons ATGGTGGGTCAGCGGATGATGGTGACGAAGCCGAGCCGCAGCGACGAGGTGCCGGACGAGGAGGAGCAGCTGAAGATCGCCAATCAGGTCCGAGCCCAGTTCGATTCCCTGGCCCCGAGGCGCCCTCTCAAGCCCAACCGCAGCGAACCGGACCGGTCATCATCATCCCCCGTCGACTCCTCCGGCAGCTTCGAGCACGCCATTCCCGAGCTCGACAAGCTCAGGTCTCTCCAGTCCCAGTCCCCACAG ATATATTATCAGGGCCTGTTCGCTGCGGGATCGGGTTCGACGGACGTGCAGGGCGAGTTCGTGGAGACCCAGTATTACAAAGAGCTGGAATCGGTCGACAAACAGCATCACGCG ACGGGAAGCGGGTTCATAAGCGCGATCGGAGAAGGCCGCCACAACGGCAGCGGGTACGACGTTCGGTACGAAAGAGACGGTTTCAAGAGCGGCCCGGATGGCAAGCCGGCCGTTCGAAGCAATCCGGCGACGAACGATTGGGTCCCGAGCGATGCGTCTCGTCAG TGA